One window from the genome of Carassius carassius chromosome 15, fCarCar2.1, whole genome shotgun sequence encodes:
- the LOC132157805 gene encoding melanin-concentrating hormone receptor 2-like, which translates to MMNAMVELEPVVWNFTLKLDNSTRANETVAGYPADEYYNIVHVTETKILPAFIGFLCSTGLVGNILVLVTILRSAKKTVPDVYVGNLAVADLVHVTVMPFLIHQWARGGHWVFGSTLCTIITSLDNCNQVACAAVMTAMSLDRYLALVHPFRLLSLRTRSRTIRINLFVWAASFIMVLPAWVHTKVIRFRDGLESCSLNLVSPKEVLWYTLYQTVTSFFLPLPLILICYILILCYTWRMYQKNKKAHRYNTSLPRERVVRLTKMVLVLVAVFLVSVGPYHILQLVNLSIPRPSLAYHTCYYLSVCLSYAASSINPFIYILLSGHFRHRLVCRDTPSMPSVEREIQAPRSSF; encoded by the exons ATGATGAACGCCATGGTGGAGTTGGAACCGGTTGTTTGGAACTTTACGCTCAAATTAGACAACAGCACGCGCGCTAATGAGACAGTAGCAGGATACCCAGCAGATGAGTATTATAACATTGTTCACGTCACGGAAACCAAAATTCTCCCTGCATTTATTGGATTTTTGTGCTCAACCGGGCTTGTTGGAAATATTCTTGTTTTGGTGACTATTTTAAG GTCTGCCAAAAAGACAGTGCCAGATGTGTATGTGGGGAATTTGGCTGTGGCCGACCTGGTCCACGTGACGGTCATGCCGTTCCTGATTCACCAGTGGGCGCGTGGAGGGCACTGGGTGTTTGGCAGCACGCTCTGCACCATCATCACCTCTCTTGATAACTGCAACCAGGTGGCGTGCGCTGCAGTCATGACCGCTATGAGTCTGGACAG ATACCTGGCCCTTGTTCATCCATTTCGCCTACTGAGTCTGAGGACCAGATCCAGGACAATCCGTATTAACCTGTTTGTGTGGGCGGCCTCTTTCATCATGGTTCTACCTGCCTGGGTTCATACCAAAGTGATCCGCTTCAGGGACGGGCTGGAAAGCTGTTCCCTTAACCTGGTCTCTCCCAAAGAAGTGCTCTG GTATACACTCTACCAGACTGTGACCTCCTTCTTTCTGCCATTACCTCTCATTCTCATCTGCTATATACTGATTCTCTGCTACACCTGGAGAATGTATCAAAAGAACAAAAAGGCTCACAG GTATAACACCAGCCTGCCTCGAGAGCGTGTGGTCCGCCTCACTAAAATGGTCCTGGTTCTTGTAGCAGTTTTCCTGGTCAGTGTTGGGCCATACCACATCCTGCAGCTGGTTAACCTGAGCATACCTCGCCCCTCCTTAGCTTACCACACCTGCTACTACCTGTCTGTGTGCCTGAGCTACGCCGCCAGCAGCATAAACCCCTTCATATACATTCTGCTGAGCGGACACTTCCGCCACAGGCTGGTCTGTCGAGATACACCCAGCATGCCAAGTGTGGAACGGGAAATCCAGgcccctcgctccagtttttaa